A stretch of DNA from Pseudomonadota bacterium:
CCCACGAGCCCTTTCCCTGAGCGCAACCCCTCCGGTAATTGCTTGAAACCAAAAACAGAAGCGGCGGCGGGACAGGTAATGGTATCCGCATTTATCAATACCTTTTCTCTTCGTCTTGCCTTCATCAAGGCCTGACAATACCGGAGAGATTGGGGTTCTCCTGGGTCATCCCCATTCTCTTCGTAGCCCCGGAGAAACCTCACACCAACTGGATGGGTGGCAAGACCCACGATGGAAACAATTTTCCGCCCCATTTCTCGAACACTGCCTACTGTTATTTTGCCGGACATATATAACCTCCTGGCTCTAAAAAATCTCCCTGCTCAAAAAACCACCTCACTGGTGATGGTCGCTCAGCCCGTCATCACCACCGATTTCCTTTACTCCACAAAACATGCCGTTATTATCGCATTCATATGCCTCCAACTGGAGTGTCACGTGATAAATGCCGGTTTCATGGAGCATTTCCGTCACCGCCTCTTTGACCTGCTCCGCTTCGCTCACCTTCTGGTCATCCACCAGGATGTGAGCGGAGAAGGCATATGCCTTGTACCCCACAGGCCATAGGTGAACATCATGGATTCCCTGGACACCGGGGATTCCAGCAATCCATTGGGAGAGTTTCTTTACACTTAACTCTTTCGGGGTAAGGTCGAGAAAGATTGCCAACGTATCCTTTACGAGACGAACCCCACCAAAGACAATAATGATGCCGATGACAGCTCCGGCTATGGGGTCTGCATAAGGCCAATCCGTCAATGTTACAACTATGCCGGAAATGATAACGCCAACAGATGAAAGGGTGTCTCCGAGGACATGAAGCCAGGCGCTCTTGACATTGAGGTCCTCGTGCTTCCTGCCAAGAATCCACGTCATGATGAGATTCCCGAGAAGACCGACGACGGCGATTGTCAGCATTGAGCGGACATGGATTGTGGGCGGTGAAAGGAGCCGCTGGTACGATTCCACAAAGATGAAGGCAGGAATGACAAGGAGGCTAACCCCGTTTATAAGGGCAGCAAGGATACCGACCTTCCGGTATCCGAAGGTGGCACGACCGTCCGGGGCTTTTCCTGATATTTGTGCTGCAACGAGGCTCAAGCCCAGCGCAAGTGCATCCGTCACGACATGGCCTGCATCGCTTAAGAGGGCAAGGCTGTTGCTTATAATACCGCCTATGACCTCTACCCCAAAGAGGGCAAGGGTAATGGCAAGGCTTATGATTAGGCCTTTTCTGTTATCTCTTTGACCCATGTCTTAATCCTTTCCCGTATGGCATCCCGCACCTTTCTCGTCTTCTCCAGCCTCTCTTTATGGCTTCCCCTAAACGACGAGGGGTCTTCAAAGCTCCAGTGGATTGTTTTGTGAGTAGTCCGGGGAAAATGGGACACTGCTCGGCTCTTGCCGCATCGCAGACCGTTATTACATAAGAAAAGAGCTTCCCGTCTTTGTAGAAATCAAATACGCTCTTTGTCTTGTTGCCGGAGATGTCGATGCCCGCCTCTTTCATCACTTCCACTGCCAGGGGGTTTAACGTCCCCGGTTCAAGGCCGGCGCTCTGAGCCTCAAAGACATCCACTGCAAGGCTATTCAACAATGCCTCTGCCATCTGACTCCGCGCTGCATTATGGACACAGACAAAAAGTACCTTTGTTTTTTCCATAAACCCTCCTGCCTCTGTGTAACATGAATCCCATAGGGCTATTTGTTTATAGATGTGGGTTCGGCTTTATTGGCCTCCGGCGCTGTCTGTTGATAATGTTGAGGAACAGGTCCGCCGGTTCCGCATGAATAAAAGGCCGCACAGGACTGAATGATAAAACCGATTCCGAGAAGTACCGCAACTATGACTATCTTTTTCATCTCTTTACCTCGCTGTACAAATTTTCCTATTTATCGGAATGAGAACCCGCACCGGCGAGTTCGAAAACAGGTCTTCACTTTGGAGATATAGCCTCGTCTATCCGCCTATCAAGCCTTTTCAAGAA
This window harbors:
- a CDS encoding cation diffusion facilitator family transporter; amino-acid sequence: MGQRDNRKGLIISLAITLALFGVEVIGGIISNSLALLSDAGHVVTDALALGLSLVAAQISGKAPDGRATFGYRKVGILAALINGVSLLVIPAFIFVESYQRLLSPPTIHVRSMLTIAVVGLLGNLIMTWILGRKHEDLNVKSAWLHVLGDTLSSVGVIISGIVVTLTDWPYADPIAGAVIGIIIVFGGVRLVKDTLAIFLDLTPKELSVKKLSQWIAGIPGVQGIHDVHLWPVGYKAYAFSAHILVDDQKVSEAEQVKEAVTEMLHETGIYHVTLQLEAYECDNNGMFCGVKEIGGDDGLSDHHQ